Proteins from a genomic interval of Rubinisphaera italica:
- a CDS encoding 3-keto-disaccharide hydrolase: MRRFGLLSIALIASCLFTGAVLLQEWKSGIPWIEPQVVAPGDADTPPADAIVLFDGTDLSSWNEGKGWKVKDGFVEAGGKQGITTKEKFGDCQLHIEWASPEKVSGNGQGRGNSGVYFMQQYEVQILDSYENETYFDGQCGSIYKQYPPLVNATRPPGEWQTYDIIFTAPRFHEDGSVEAPAAFTVLHNGVLIQNHVELQGGTFWHKPPEYNKHDDKLPIHIQNHGNNVRFRNIWIRNVEQLPAREDQPAEKS, encoded by the coding sequence ATGCGTCGCTTTGGATTATTATCAATCGCTCTAATTGCTAGCTGCCTGTTCACCGGTGCCGTCCTGTTGCAGGAATGGAAAAGCGGGATTCCGTGGATTGAACCCCAGGTCGTTGCCCCTGGCGATGCGGATACTCCGCCTGCCGATGCTATCGTATTATTCGATGGCACCGACCTCTCCTCCTGGAATGAAGGCAAAGGCTGGAAAGTGAAAGACGGCTTTGTCGAAGCCGGCGGAAAGCAGGGGATCACCACCAAAGAAAAGTTTGGCGATTGCCAACTGCATATCGAATGGGCTTCACCCGAAAAAGTTTCCGGGAATGGGCAGGGACGCGGTAACAGCGGTGTCTATTTCATGCAGCAATACGAAGTTCAGATACTCGATTCTTACGAGAATGAAACTTATTTCGATGGCCAGTGCGGCTCGATTTACAAGCAGTATCCACCGCTGGTCAATGCCACTCGCCCTCCTGGGGAATGGCAGACCTATGACATCATTTTCACCGCTCCCCGCTTTCATGAGGATGGTTCCGTCGAAGCACCTGCGGCTTTCACCGTGCTGCATAATGGCGTGCTGATTCAGAATCATGTCGAGCTACAAGGCGGAACATTCTGGCACAAGCCGCCTGAATATAATAAGCATGATGACAAACTGCCTATTCATATTCAGAATCATGGCAACAATGTCCGCTTCCGAAATATCTGGATTCGCAATGTCGAACAATTGCCAGCTCGGGAAGATCAGCCTGCGGAAAAGTCTTAA